Proteins co-encoded in one Metabacillus sp. KUDC1714 genomic window:
- a CDS encoding KinB-signaling pathway activation protein, giving the protein MNSRNWVRFFLSTLLVGGLTTGIIGFALKWSEYKELFISFNLVEIVSILFWLFGVGLIFSVISQMGFFAYLTVHRFGLGIFRSVSMWNLAQIILIVFVLFDLIYFRFQLFAEGNETILPYLLLAFYVFVVGVIIALIKRSNTNKEAFIPALFFMIVVTTIEWFPALRVNEKDWLLLMLIPLQVCNAYQLLMLPKFIKSKKS; this is encoded by the coding sequence GTGAATAGTCGAAATTGGGTTCGTTTCTTTCTAAGTACATTACTTGTTGGTGGTTTAACAACAGGGATAATTGGATTTGCGTTAAAGTGGTCAGAGTATAAAGAGTTATTTATAAGCTTTAATTTAGTTGAAATTGTTTCAATCTTATTTTGGCTTTTTGGAGTTGGATTAATTTTCAGTGTCATTAGTCAAATGGGATTTTTTGCTTACTTAACAGTACATAGGTTTGGTTTAGGGATTTTTCGCTCTGTATCCATGTGGAATTTAGCCCAAATCATTTTAATTGTTTTTGTTTTATTCGATTTAATCTATTTCAGATTTCAGCTATTTGCAGAGGGAAATGAAACAATTTTACCTTACCTACTTTTGGCGTTCTATGTGTTTGTTGTAGGTGTAATTATTGCATTAATAAAAAGGTCGAACACAAATAAAGAGGCGTTTATTCCTGCTCTCTTTTTTATGATTGTGGTTACAACCATAGAATGGTTTCCTGCCTTAAGAGTAAATGAGAAGGATTGGTTATTACTTATGCTAATCCCTTTACAGGTTTGTAATGCGTATCAACTATTAATGTTACCTAAATTCATTAAATCAAAAAAGAGCTAG
- the pdaB gene encoding polysaccharide deacetylase family sporulation protein PdaB: MNQFHVIHMKKIKQLAMIMIAAFFTAGILYVENVLNYPVFSTSDGPKAIYRGETKNNEVALTFDISWGDVKAEPILDTLKKQNINNATFFLSASWAERHPDIVKRIVEDGHQVGSMGYAYKNYKDLEPNEIRRDLSMAQEVFTELGVKDVTLLRPPSGGFNKEVLSIVDKHGYSVVHYSIDSDDWTNPGVELIVKNTTSKIKGGDIVLLHASDSAKQTNKALPIILSDLKKKGLKNVSVGDIIANADAKSSEVN, translated from the coding sequence ATGAACCAGTTTCATGTCATTCATATGAAGAAAATTAAGCAACTTGCAATGATTATGATAGCAGCTTTTTTTACTGCGGGAATTTTGTATGTCGAAAATGTATTAAATTACCCGGTGTTTTCTACTTCCGATGGACCAAAAGCTATTTATAGAGGTGAAACAAAAAACAATGAAGTAGCATTAACCTTTGATATTAGCTGGGGTGATGTAAAGGCAGAACCTATACTAGATACGTTAAAAAAACAAAATATTAATAACGCAACATTTTTTCTGTCCGCTTCCTGGGCGGAAAGACACCCAGATATAGTTAAACGTATTGTTGAGGATGGCCATCAAGTGGGGAGTATGGGATATGCCTATAAAAATTACAAGGATCTCGAGCCAAATGAAATAAGAAGAGACTTATCAATGGCACAGGAAGTTTTTACAGAATTAGGTGTGAAGGATGTTACATTGTTACGACCACCTAGTGGAGGCTTTAACAAAGAGGTACTTTCTATAGTTGATAAACATGGTTACAGTGTTGTTCATTATAGTATTGATTCAGATGATTGGACGAATCCTGGCGTTGAATTGATTGTAAAAAACACCACATCTAAAATAAAAGGTGGAGATATCGTTCTTTTACATGCTTCAGATTCAGCTAAACAAACAAATAAGGCTTTACCAATTATCCTAAGCGATTTAAAAAAGAAAGGCTTAAAAAATGTATCTGTCGGTGATATCATCGCCAATGCAGATGCAAAGTCTTCCGAAGTTAACTGA
- the gerD gene encoding spore germination lipoprotein GerD, which yields MKRYSLLMIVSMAIICLTITGCAPKEEAGQVDYEETKKMVVDILKTDDGKKALQEVMKDEEMKQVLIMDQKVVTETIQTTLTSDKGAKFWQKVFEDPKFVESFAKSLQEEHEKVIKELMTDPEYQKLLIEVLQDPEMEKSIQTSMKSQEFRKHLQEVIMETLSSPLYKAKIQDSLLKAAEEAGQQGSSGQSSGSESGQESGESQEQGGGNSGS from the coding sequence ATGAAGAGATACTCGCTCCTCATGATTGTATCAATGGCTATTATTTGTTTAACGATCACAGGATGTGCACCTAAAGAAGAAGCAGGACAGGTAGATTACGAAGAAACAAAAAAGATGGTCGTTGATATATTAAAGACTGATGATGGAAAAAAGGCCCTCCAAGAAGTGATGAAAGACGAAGAAATGAAGCAAGTTCTTATAATGGATCAAAAGGTTGTAACTGAAACCATTCAAACAACATTAACATCTGATAAAGGGGCAAAATTTTGGCAAAAGGTCTTTGAGGATCCTAAATTTGTGGAGAGCTTTGCAAAAAGTTTACAAGAAGAGCACGAAAAAGTAATAAAGGAATTGATGACAGACCCTGAATATCAAAAATTACTTATAGAGGTTTTACAAGATCCTGAAATGGAAAAAAGTATTCAAACCTCTATGAAAAGCCAGGAATTCAGAAAGCATCTTCAAGAAGTGATAATGGAGACCCTATCTAGTCCTTTATATAAAGCAAAAATCCAAGATTCTTTATTAAAGGCTGCTGAAGAAGCTGGGCAACAAGGTAGTAGTGGTCAATCTTCTGGAAGCGAAAGTGGCCAGGAATCTGGTGAAAGTCAAGAGCAAGGTGGAGGAAACAGTGGTAGCTAA
- a CDS encoding Mrp/NBP35 family ATP-binding protein, whose protein sequence is MLREEELKQIIGQLQDPFLHKSLEELDAIEEIKIKQEKSHVSLKIGISKTNTAEQLQLQQKIVEKVKEAGAESVGLRFHELPQETIAAYQDPSSNQSDSLLSAGSKTTFLAIASGKGGVGKSTVSVNLAVALARLGKKVGLIDADIYGFSVPDMMGITKRPVVRGEKIIPVERFGVKVISMGFFVEDNAPVIWRGPMLGKMLNNFFNEVEWGELDYLLLDLPPGTGDVALDVHSMLPSCKEIIVSTPHPTAAFVAARAGAMAIQTDHEIVGVIENMAYFESEKTGEKEYVFGRGGGEKLAEELRVPLIGKIPLQQPDWDDDDFAPSVYGEDHPTGQIYQSIAKQVTNIIPVKA, encoded by the coding sequence ATGCTACGAGAAGAAGAATTAAAACAGATCATCGGACAATTACAAGATCCTTTTTTACATAAATCGTTAGAAGAGCTAGATGCAATTGAAGAAATAAAAATAAAACAAGAAAAATCGCATGTTAGCTTAAAAATAGGCATATCTAAAACGAATACGGCTGAACAGCTTCAACTACAGCAGAAAATTGTTGAGAAGGTAAAAGAAGCGGGAGCTGAATCAGTAGGACTTCGCTTCCATGAACTTCCGCAAGAAACAATTGCTGCATATCAGGATCCCTCTTCAAATCAATCTGATTCTTTGTTATCTGCAGGTAGTAAAACGACCTTTTTGGCAATTGCAAGTGGAAAAGGTGGGGTTGGGAAATCTACAGTCTCAGTTAACCTTGCTGTTGCACTCGCGCGTTTAGGTAAAAAGGTAGGATTAATTGATGCTGATATTTATGGTTTCAGTGTACCTGATATGATGGGCATCACGAAAAGACCGGTTGTACGTGGTGAGAAAATTATCCCAGTAGAAAGATTTGGGGTGAAGGTCATTTCAATGGGCTTTTTCGTTGAGGATAATGCTCCTGTAATTTGGAGAGGTCCTATGTTAGGTAAAATGCTCAATAATTTCTTTAATGAGGTGGAATGGGGAGAACTTGATTATCTATTATTAGATTTACCACCTGGAACAGGAGACGTTGCCTTAGATGTGCATTCAATGCTTCCGTCATGTAAAGAAATCATTGTATCAACTCCACACCCTACTGCTGCCTTTGTAGCGGCAAGAGCGGGTGCAATGGCCATTCAAACAGATCATGAAATTGTTGGTGTCATTGAAAATATGGCTTATTTTGAAAGTGAAAAGACTGGTGAGAAGGAATATGTATTTGGACGTGGCGGAGGAGAAAAGCTAGCTGAGGAGCTTCGCGTTCCACTTATTGGGAAGATTCCATTACAGCAGCCTGATTGGGATGATGATGACTTTGCTCCATCAGTGTATGGAGAGGATCATCCAACAGGACAAATTTATCAATCCATTGCTAAGCAGGTAACAAATATCATACCTGTAAAAGCTTAA